Proteins from a genomic interval of Polaribacter sp. Q13:
- a CDS encoding metallophosphoesterase, which produces MKLFKYSVFTLLFLLISACATIKKQIADNQPNVIKKDSTKIEHTFYLIGDAGNSSLTEDSAALKYLKNQIKNASENSTLLFLGDNVYETGIPKKKSKKYPLAKRRIEAQTDVAKQFKGNSIFIPGNHDWYHGLDGLKREEKLVEKALGKSSFLPNNGCPLEKVNISDDIVLIIVDTHWYLTNWDNHPTINDECEIKTRTKFLDEFEGLIKKARGKTTIVALHHPMFTNGSHGGKYSLKSHMNPLPILGSLKNLIRETSGLSNTDIQNKKYNELRKRIITLSQENDKTIFVSGHDHNLQYIVEDNLPQIVSGSGSKTTPTKLTGNAKFTYGTQGFTKLDVYKDGSSNVRFYSVKDDKVVYETEVLPANKNKNFTTYPKLTITEKKAPIYTKKEVTKNGVYRFLWGERYRKYFGTEVNAPTVDLDTLFGGLRPVRKGGGHQSKSLRLEDKKGREYVMRALRKNAVQYLQAVAFQDQYIEGQFNDTATEDLLSDVFTGSHPYAPFTIGKLSDAVGVYHTNPVLYYIPKQNSLGSFNNEFGDELYMIEERAASGHGDKKSFGFANKIISTDDLLKSLSKNENHVLDEKAYIRARLFDMLIGDWDRHEDQWRWAVFKEGKETIYRPVPRDRDQAFSVFADGFLLNIATRIIPTLRLMQSYEQELNSPKWFNLEPYPLDMALITTANKSVWDAQVNLITTQLTDAVIDDAFTNFPKEVKDKTISEIKIKLQGRRRNLQKISDSYFHHINKFQVIKGTNKDDWFDIERLPNGNTKVTGYRIIKGEKGTVFHERTYNKSITKEIWIYGLDDEDTFVVKGADKDLIKVRIIGGQNNDTYSILNGKKVKLYDFKSKKNTFTTNKGLKKLTDHYETNVYDYKKLKNNQFMIAPTLGFNPDDGVKVGVSNVYTVYGFERNPFSAQHILNAAYYFETNGFELNYTSEFANVFKSWNLGVKARFTSPNFAMNYFGLGNYTIDPNKHNNEKEEEYNRVRIKEVTVGSFVHWKGDLDAKFKVGVNFQNYKVEKTPDRIVSKPLVTNSTIFNNQQFINTEAGYQFENTDNAAFPTIGMNTSLKVGYTSNLNNSNNFGYLIPAISFNHKLISSEKLVFATKVKGHFNFGDSYEFYQAASVGGNDGLRGYRNQRFTGKNSLYQSTDIRLLLTKIKTSIVPLSIGMYGGFDYGTVWGQQNTTFNNTKFNTSIGGGVFFNAANMLVANVAVFNSNDGVRATVNLGFNF; this is translated from the coding sequence ATGAAACTATTCAAATACTCAGTATTCACTTTACTATTCTTATTGATTTCTGCTTGCGCGACCATAAAGAAGCAAATTGCAGATAATCAACCCAATGTAATAAAAAAAGATAGTACTAAAATTGAACATACTTTTTATTTAATAGGAGATGCAGGAAACTCATCTCTTACAGAAGATTCTGCCGCTTTAAAGTATTTAAAGAATCAAATTAAAAATGCTTCAGAAAACTCTACTTTACTTTTTTTAGGAGACAATGTATATGAAACTGGAATTCCGAAGAAAAAATCAAAAAAATATCCTTTAGCAAAAAGAAGAATTGAAGCGCAGACAGATGTTGCCAAACAATTTAAAGGAAACTCAATATTTATTCCTGGAAATCATGATTGGTACCATGGTTTAGATGGCTTAAAAAGAGAAGAAAAATTAGTAGAAAAAGCATTAGGGAAATCATCTTTTTTACCGAATAATGGCTGTCCGTTAGAGAAAGTAAACATATCTGATGACATTGTTTTAATTATTGTAGACACACATTGGTACTTAACAAATTGGGACAACCACCCAACAATTAATGATGAATGTGAGATTAAAACAAGAACTAAATTCTTAGACGAGTTTGAAGGTTTGATAAAAAAAGCGCGCGGAAAAACAACTATTGTGGCACTGCATCACCCAATGTTTACAAATGGTTCTCATGGCGGAAAATATTCTTTAAAGAGCCACATGAATCCTTTACCTATTTTAGGTTCTCTAAAAAACTTAATTAGAGAAACATCTGGATTATCAAATACAGACATCCAAAATAAAAAATACAACGAACTTAGAAAACGCATTATAACATTATCTCAAGAGAATGATAAAACAATTTTTGTATCAGGTCACGATCATAATTTACAATATATTGTAGAAGACAACCTACCACAAATAGTTAGTGGTTCTGGTTCTAAAACCACACCAACAAAATTAACCGGAAATGCAAAGTTTACTTATGGAACTCAAGGTTTTACTAAATTAGACGTATATAAAGATGGTTCGTCTAACGTGCGTTTTTATAGTGTAAAAGATGATAAAGTTGTTTATGAAACGGAAGTTCTACCTGCTAATAAAAATAAAAATTTCACCACGTACCCTAAACTTACAATTACCGAAAAGAAAGCACCTATCTACACTAAAAAAGAGGTTACAAAAAATGGGGTTTACCGATTTTTATGGGGAGAGCGTTACAGAAAATATTTTGGTACAGAAGTAAATGCGCCAACTGTAGATTTAGATACCCTTTTTGGAGGATTAAGACCGGTAAGAAAAGGTGGTGGACATCAATCTAAATCGTTAAGACTAGAAGATAAAAAAGGACGCGAATACGTAATGCGTGCCTTGCGAAAAAATGCCGTTCAATATTTACAAGCCGTTGCTTTTCAAGACCAATATATAGAAGGACAATTTAATGATACGGCTACCGAAGATTTATTAAGCGATGTATTTACAGGCTCTCACCCTTACGCGCCATTTACTATTGGAAAATTGTCTGACGCTGTTGGTGTTTATCACACAAACCCTGTTTTATATTACATTCCTAAGCAGAATAGTTTAGGAAGTTTTAATAATGAATTTGGTGATGAATTGTATATGATTGAAGAACGAGCGGCTTCTGGTCATGGAGACAAAAAAAGTTTTGGTTTTGCAAACAAAATAATTAGCACAGACGACTTATTAAAGAGTTTAAGTAAAAACGAAAATCATGTTTTAGATGAAAAGGCATACATTAGAGCACGTTTGTTTGACATGCTAATTGGTGATTGGGATAGACATGAAGACCAATGGAGATGGGCCGTTTTTAAAGAAGGAAAAGAAACAATTTACAGACCAGTTCCTAGAGATAGAGACCAAGCCTTTTCAGTTTTTGCAGATGGATTTTTACTAAATATAGCCACAAGGATAATTCCAACCTTACGTTTAATGCAATCTTACGAACAAGAATTAAATAGCCCAAAATGGTTTAATTTAGAACCGTATCCTTTAGATATGGCATTAATTACAACTGCTAATAAAAGTGTTTGGGATGCACAAGTAAACTTAATAACAACACAACTTACAGATGCGGTGATAGATGATGCTTTTACTAATTTTCCGAAAGAAGTTAAAGACAAAACCATCTCTGAAATAAAAATAAAATTACAAGGTAGAAGACGAAATTTACAGAAAATTTCTGATTCTTATTTTCATCATATAAATAAATTTCAAGTTATAAAAGGAACTAATAAAGACGATTGGTTTGATATTGAAAGATTACCTAACGGAAACACAAAAGTTACAGGGTATCGTATAATAAAAGGTGAAAAAGGTACTGTTTTTCATGAACGAACTTACAACAAATCTATAACCAAAGAAATTTGGATTTATGGTTTAGATGATGAAGATACTTTTGTTGTTAAAGGAGCAGATAAAGACCTTATTAAAGTGAGAATTATTGGTGGACAAAACAATGATACTTATAGTATTTTAAATGGTAAAAAGGTGAAATTATACGACTTTAAATCAAAGAAAAACACTTTTACAACTAATAAAGGACTTAAGAAATTAACGGATCATTACGAAACCAATGTGTATGATTATAAAAAGCTAAAAAACAATCAGTTTATGATAGCACCAACATTAGGTTTCAACCCAGATGATGGGGTAAAAGTTGGGGTTTCTAATGTATACACTGTCTATGGTTTTGAGAGAAACCCATTTAGTGCACAACATATTTTAAACGCTGCTTACTACTTTGAAACCAATGGTTTTGAACTGAATTACACTAGTGAATTTGCAAACGTTTTTAAAAGTTGGAATTTAGGAGTAAAAGCACGCTTTACAAGTCCTAATTTTGCAATGAACTATTTTGGGTTAGGCAATTACACTATTGACCCAAATAAGCATAATAATGAAAAAGAAGAAGAATATAATAGAGTCCGAATAAAAGAAGTTACCGTAGGTTCTTTTGTTCATTGGAAAGGAGATTTAGACGCCAAGTTTAAAGTAGGAGTAAATTTTCAAAACTATAAAGTAGAAAAAACACCTGATAGAATTGTAAGTAAACCATTGGTTACAAACAGTACTATTTTTAACAACCAACAATTTATTAATACAGAAGCAGGTTACCAATTCGAAAACACCGATAATGCAGCATTCCCTACAATAGGAATGAACACATCATTGAAAGTAGGATATACTTCAAACTTAAACAACAGCAATAATTTCGGGTATTTAATTCCGGCTATTTCATTTAATCATAAATTAATTTCTAGCGAAAAATTAGTATTTGCAACTAAAGTAAAAGGTCATTTTAATTTTGGTGATTCTTATGAATTTTATCAAGCTGCAAGCGTTGGAGGAAATGATGGTTTAAGAGGATATAGAAATCAACGATTTACAGGCAAAAATTCTTTATATCAATCTACAGACATACGCCTACTTTTAACAAAAATTAAAACAAGTATTGTTCCTTTAAGCATTGGTATGTATGGTGGTTTTGATTACGGAACTGTTTGGGGGCAACAAAATACTACGTTTAACAACACTAAATTTAATACGTCTATTGGTGGTGGCGTTTTCTTTAATGCGGCAAATATGTTAGTTGCAAACGTGGCTGTGTTTAACAGTAATGATGGAGTAAGAGCAACCGTTAATTTAGGATTCAACTTTTAA
- a CDS encoding DUF423 domain-containing protein: MDKIALISGAIFGLTAVIFGAFGAHLLKKKLSTDQLQSFETGVKYQMYHAIVLLVLGFQLNHKLTIDNYIVYTFIIGILLFSFSIYGLVISSANNKKLKFLGPITPLGGLFLIIGWGLLIYKFVQL; this comes from the coding sequence ATGGATAAAATAGCATTAATTTCAGGAGCAATATTTGGATTAACAGCCGTAATATTTGGCGCATTTGGGGCTCATTTATTAAAGAAAAAATTATCAACAGACCAACTACAAAGTTTTGAAACTGGTGTAAAATACCAAATGTATCATGCCATTGTATTGCTCGTTTTAGGTTTTCAATTAAACCATAAACTTACCATTGACAACTACATCGTTTATACATTTATTATTGGAATCCTTTTATTTTCATTTTCTATTTATGGCTTGGTAATTTCATCTGCCAATAATAAAAAACTAAAATTTTTAGGTCCAATTACACCATTAGGAGGTTTATTCTTAATAATAGGTTGGGGTCTGCTAATCTATAAGTTTGTGCAATTATAA
- a CDS encoding 5-formyltetrahydrofolate cyclo-ligase — translation MKKQDLRVRYKQKRQDLTGNQIQKFQENIYQQVYDLDISKVKNVHLFLSLKKFKEIDTKPLIAYFRNKNKRVVVSKCNFKDNTLSHFYLEENTILELNKFGVPEPINAQEVLEKELDLVFVPMLISDTKNYRVGYGKGYYDRFLANCRKDVKLMGLNFFKPIDIIQDVDKYDIALDKVMYPKQ, via the coding sequence ATGAAAAAGCAAGACCTTAGAGTTCGTTATAAGCAAAAACGCCAAGATTTAACGGGAAATCAAATTCAGAAATTTCAAGAAAATATCTATCAACAAGTTTATGATTTGGATATCTCTAAAGTTAAGAATGTGCATTTATTTCTATCTTTAAAAAAGTTTAAAGAAATAGATACAAAACCATTAATTGCCTATTTTAGAAATAAAAATAAACGAGTTGTTGTTAGTAAATGTAATTTTAAAGACAATACCTTATCTCATTTTTATTTAGAAGAAAACACCATATTAGAACTGAATAAATTTGGCGTTCCAGAACCTATTAATGCACAAGAAGTTTTAGAAAAGGAGCTAGATTTAGTTTTTGTACCCATGTTAATTTCTGATACAAAAAATTACCGAGTAGGTTACGGAAAGGGTTATTATGATCGTTTTTTAGCTAATTGTAGAAAGGATGTAAAATTAATGGGTTTAAACTTTTTTAAGCCAATCGATATCATTCAGGATGTAGATAAATATGATATTGCTTTAGATAAAGTAATGTATCCAAAGCAATAG
- a CDS encoding DUF3781 domain-containing protein, with protein MIINKNEIVKKHCYTKLVYGRINKKLKSNFSNEESEALIKKVLEESPLENYIKKGKNFYISNEEHHIKITINSSTFSVITVDKL; from the coding sequence ATGATAATCAATAAAAATGAAATTGTAAAAAAGCATTGCTATACAAAACTCGTTTATGGACGGATCAATAAAAAATTAAAAAGCAATTTTTCTAATGAGGAGAGTGAGGCACTCATCAAAAAAGTACTAGAAGAAAGTCCTTTAGAAAATTACATAAAAAAAGGAAAGAATTTTTATATTTCTAACGAGGAACATCATATAAAAATCACCATTAATTCAAGTACTTTTAGCGTAATCACGGTAGATAAATTATAA
- a CDS encoding MmcQ/YjbR family DNA-binding protein, producing the protein MHIEQLRDYCISKKGVTEHFPFDDVTLVFKVMNKMFLLTGLTSWEKSEAKVNLKCNPEKAEELREEYEGISAGFHMNKKHWNTVLLNSSDVSDDLAKELIDHSYDLVVSGLTKKIKEELTSL; encoded by the coding sequence ATGCATATAGAACAATTAAGAGATTATTGTATTTCTAAAAAAGGAGTTACGGAACATTTTCCTTTTGATGATGTAACGTTGGTTTTTAAAGTGATGAACAAAATGTTTTTATTAACAGGTTTAACTTCTTGGGAAAAAAGTGAGGCTAAAGTCAATTTAAAATGTAACCCAGAAAAAGCAGAAGAATTACGTGAAGAATACGAAGGTATTTCTGCAGGTTTTCATATGAATAAAAAACATTGGAATACTGTTTTACTAAATTCTAGTGATGTTTCAGATGATTTGGCAAAAGAATTGATAGATCATTCTTACGATTTGGTGGTGAGTGGTTTAACTAAAAAAATAAAAGAAGAACTGACTAGTTTATGA
- a CDS encoding CorA family divalent cation transporter, with the protein MEENDFLDNTNVIKYSSNTYEKSDFSDISQIKLTQGTEIIEWVNTYGIHYENECKKVISQNNLDDFLIKLLSDSDHPNKVIILENILFLTTRVLITTDNKLDSEQMIFIVSPDFLWSIQERSGDYFGWIRERLEGNKGIVRKKNADYLLFLILESIVDNYQDTYLENAELSSDKLSSSNIKPTPEFTSLVEKRKQELFNFKKATLTLRDTIIKLEKVHIEGFNIKYFSELKEQSNNLISNIDFELQELESKINLIFSIQGHRLNEVMKTLTILSVVFIPLTFLAGIYGMNFENIPELKYEYSYFILLAAMVVITIFSVWYFKRKKWF; encoded by the coding sequence ATGGAGGAAAATGATTTTTTAGACAATACCAATGTAATTAAGTATTCTAGTAATACTTATGAAAAATCTGATTTTTCTGACATTTCTCAAATTAAATTAACACAAGGAACAGAAATTATAGAATGGGTAAATACCTATGGAATTCATTACGAAAACGAATGTAAAAAGGTAATTAGTCAGAATAATTTAGATGATTTTTTAATTAAATTATTGAGTGATTCAGACCATCCTAACAAAGTAATTATACTAGAAAATATCTTATTTTTAACTACACGCGTATTAATTACAACTGATAATAAGTTAGATTCTGAACAAATGATTTTTATAGTTTCGCCAGATTTTTTATGGTCTATTCAAGAAAGGTCTGGAGATTATTTTGGATGGATTCGAGAACGTCTGGAAGGTAATAAAGGTATTGTTAGAAAAAAGAATGCAGATTATTTACTCTTTTTAATCTTGGAATCTATTGTAGACAATTACCAAGACACTTATTTAGAAAATGCAGAATTAAGCTCAGACAAATTAAGTTCTTCGAATATAAAACCAACACCAGAATTTACATCATTGGTTGAAAAAAGGAAACAAGAATTATTCAATTTTAAAAAAGCAACACTTACCTTAAGAGACACTATTATAAAATTGGAAAAAGTACATATTGAAGGTTTTAACATAAAGTATTTTAGCGAATTAAAAGAACAATCCAATAATTTAATTTCTAATATAGATTTTGAACTACAAGAATTAGAAAGTAAAATAAACTTAATTTTCAGTATTCAAGGACATCGATTAAATGAGGTAATGAAAACCTTAACTATTTTATCCGTCGTTTTTATTCCTCTTACTTTTTTAGCAGGAATTTACGGAATGAACTTTGAAAATATCCCTGAGTTAAAATATGAATATAGCTACTTTATTTTATTAGCTGCAATGGTTGTAATCACCATTTTTTCTGTATGGTATTTTAAACGTAAAAAGTGGTTTTAG
- a CDS encoding cyclase family protein, translating into MKAVIEYNSRKIEINVSEPIDISIPIDVTKNNINAWGIEDPKIGPASFDGYEVSVANGAVVNFNNIQFNPHSHITHTECVGHITKKVHSVNQNLKHYFFVAELVTVAPEKIGSDFVISEKQLKTALRNKKRDAIVIRTLPNLSDKKETRYFNTNPAYLSNEAASYLVEKGIRHLLIDLPSVDKEKDDGKLEVHNIFWNTSGKLRMHATITEFIFVPNDVADGEYLLNLMIAPFENDATPSKPILYKIIK; encoded by the coding sequence ATGAAAGCGGTTATAGAATACAATTCAAGAAAAATAGAGATAAATGTATCGGAACCTATAGATATTTCTATTCCTATAGATGTTACAAAAAATAATATAAATGCTTGGGGAATTGAAGACCCTAAAATAGGACCAGCATCTTTTGATGGTTACGAAGTTAGTGTGGCTAATGGTGCAGTGGTTAATTTTAATAATATTCAATTTAACCCACATTCTCATATTACACATACAGAATGTGTTGGTCATATTACCAAAAAAGTGCATTCTGTGAATCAGAATTTAAAACATTATTTCTTTGTGGCAGAATTGGTTACGGTTGCTCCTGAAAAAATAGGAAGTGATTTTGTGATTTCTGAAAAACAGTTAAAAACAGCGTTAAGAAATAAAAAGAGAGACGCTATTGTAATTAGAACTTTACCAAATTTATCAGACAAAAAAGAAACGAGATATTTTAATACCAATCCGGCGTATTTATCTAATGAAGCGGCTAGTTATTTAGTAGAAAAAGGGATTAGACATTTGTTAATCGATTTGCCTTCGGTAGATAAAGAAAAAGATGATGGTAAATTAGAAGTTCATAACATATTTTGGAATACTTCAGGGAAATTAAGAATGCATGCAACCATTACAGAATTTATTTTTGTACCAAATGATGTTGCTGATGGTGAGTATTTATTAAATTTAATGATTGCACCTTTTGAAAATGATGCTACTCCAAGTAAGCCAATTTTGTATAAAATTATAAAGTAG